In Amphiura filiformis chromosome 1, Afil_fr2py, whole genome shotgun sequence, the following are encoded in one genomic region:
- the LOC140168153 gene encoding uncharacterized protein has product MAYTCTMKYFSLLCVLFIYIVGISASTTESTTGKEATQSESITTASAAESTTEDEVTEDLTSASSYLGSCPSGKFLCDNDVCINDYWYCDGYFDCADKSDEPTGCYCRPTETVCDDGGCVDVNSLCDGKADCDDGSDEATCHLTTIDLEDLATTDQPGSCPSDEFQCNNGVCINDSWYCDGRFDCLDESDEPPGCCGIREIVCDDGGCVDVNSLCDGKADCDDGSDEATCHHTTIYLEDLVTTDKPGNVKELN; this is encoded by the exons ATGGCATATACTTGTACAATGAAGTATTTCAGCCTTctgtgtgttttatttatttacattgttgGAATATCAG catcaaccactgaatcaactacaggaaaagAAGCAACCCAGTCTGAATCTATCACCACTGCCAGTgcagctgaatcaactacagaagATGAAGTGACTGAAGACTTGACTTCTGCATCATCATATTTAG GTTCTTGTCCGAGCGGCAAGTTTCTATGTGACAATGATGTCTGCATTAATGATTATTGGTATTGTGACGGATATTTTGACTGTGCCGATAAAAGTGATGAACCAACTGGTTGCTACTGTAGACCCACAGAAACCGTAtgcgatgatggtggatgcgtCGATGTAAATTCATTGTGTGATGGTAAAGCAGAttgtgatgatggcagtgatgaagcaaCCTGTCACCTCACAACCATTGACTTGGAAGATTTAGCGACAACTGATCAACCAG GTTCTTGTCCGAGTGACGAGTTTCAATGTAACAATGGTGTGTGCATTAATGATTCTTGGTATTGCGACGGAAGATTTGACTGTTTAGATGAAAGTGATGAACCACCTGGCTGCTGTGGAATCAGAGAAATCGTATGCGATGATGGTGGATGTGTCGATGTAAATTCATTGTGTGATGGTAAAGCAGAttgtgatgatggcagtgatgaagcaaCCTGTCACCACACAACCATTTACTTGGAAGATTTAGTGACAACTGATAAACCAGGTAATGTCAAAGAATTGAATTAA